The Microbispora sp. ZYX-F-249 nucleotide sequence AGGGGAAGCAGGCCCAGGGCTTTCACCGCTGCACCTCCACTACGACGGTGAGATGCTCGGCGACGTCACTCCGCCGCAGGAACCGGGTGAAGTCGTGGACCTCCCCGAATACCAGCATCTGACGGAAGGGCTGGAACTCGGCGGACACGACACGTACGAAGAGGATCTGCACAGCTATTTCTGCATGATGGGCCGTATCACAGGCCGTTTCACCGACCGGGAATGGTGGACGGCGACCCGCACCTTCTACCGCATACCCGCCAAGGTCAAGTCATACGACGGCCCTTTTTCGTCCGGCCTGTGATCCGACAGCCCGCTTACCGCAGAGCATGGCACAGCCGACCGACCTCGATTCTTCGTGCGCCCAGCCGAACGAGGAGGTGGACCCGTGACACAGCGGCCGATCTCTGAGCCATTTTCATCTTGACCAGCGGTCGTCTTCGACGGCCTGCCGGTCGAGGACGGCCTGCACGATCGACGTGACCCGGTGAGGGCAGCAGCGGACCTTTGACAGCAGCTTCCACGCTTTCAGGGGCGCGACGGCGCGTTCGCCGAGGGCTCGGATGCGCGCGTGTGCTCGGTTGACGTCCTGTCTCCGGTGAAGATCCGACTTAACCTCGGTCAGTCGATGCCTTCGACGATGCGGAAGTCGCGCTCGACGCCATCGGAGAGGGCGACCAGTGCCTCCTGGTAGGCCGCACTCTCGTACGTTGCGACGGCCTGCTCGAAGCTGTCGAACTCGACCAGGACGGTGCGCTCGGCGATTCCGGCGTCATGCGCCACGACCCGACCGCCACGGACGAGGGTCCGACCGCCCCCGGCCCGGACGGCCGGACCCGCCAGCTTGTTG carries:
- a CDS encoding DUF1330 domain-containing protein produces the protein MPKGYWVSVYRTISDPEKLAAYNKLAGPAVRAGGGRTLVRGGRVVAHDAGIAERTVLVEFDSFEQAVATYESAAYQEALVALSDGVERDFRIVEGID